One Cyclopterus lumpus isolate fCycLum1 chromosome 7, fCycLum1.pri, whole genome shotgun sequence DNA window includes the following coding sequences:
- the copz1 gene encoding coatomer subunit zeta-1 — protein MGKSLIRFPYDVAARSRSLLAGSLTRKKMDSSILEPSLYTVKAVLILDNDGDRLYAKYYDDTYPTVKEQKAFEKNIFNKTHRTDSEIALLEGLTVVYKSNIDLFFYVIGSSHENELMLMAVLNCLFDSLSQMLRKNVERRALLENMEGLFLAVDEIVDGGVILESDPQQVVHRVALRGDDVPLTEQTVTQVLQSAKEQIKWSLLR, from the exons ATGGGCAAGAGCCTTATTCGTTTTCCGTATGACGTGGCCGCGCGCAGCCGTAGTCTGCTAGCTGGTTCGCTAACAAGAAAGAAGATGGATTCTTCAATACTG GAACCATCCTTGTACACTGTCAAAGCGGTTCTGATCCTGGACAACGACGGAGACAGGCTGTATGCCAAG TATTATGACGATACATACCCAACAGTGAAAGAGCAGAAGGCGTTTGAGAAGAACATattcaacaaaacacacaggacGGACA GTGAGATAGCATTACTTGAAGGCCTCACTGTTGTCTACAAGAGCAACATAGACCTTTTCTTTTATGTGATTGGAAGTTCCCATGAAAATGAG CTTATGCTTATGGCTGTTCTAAACTGCCTTTTTGATTCGCTCAGTCAGATGTTGAG AAAGAATGTTGAGAGAAGGGCTTTGTTGGAGAATATGGAGGGTCTCTTTCTGGCTGTGGATGAAATTGTAGATGGAGG GGTGATCCTGGAGAGTGACCCACAACAAGTTGTGCACCGTGTGGCTCTCAGA GGGGATGATGTGCCTTTGACAGAGCAGACAGTCACCCAG
- the nfe2 gene encoding transcription factor NF-E2 45 kDa subunit, with the protein MCSTANYVLPLRRTCEVLATPGRLCGGVSMSNNFSGARSHGAPQDTEMDVAWQELMAITELQEFEVATAGSYETAPYQTMQPMVPMGGYEMAQSHSETPPAVCELSTADTYNGCYSQEVPVRHRLSSHAEAMYGHSDSQRNQRMHPIASHSQPLHVALRAQMNMSGTNQGQRRANAGLSQDLHRHMLWTTHGADDLESDSGLSLGSSPPLASPDNPVSGAPGCKSVTYSDGEPDSMGEHARRAHIHYSMDYQSQAQSYLHPGAQTSYISNQPTSSQPSAVTLSMKQGQTTALSNLHIDSGESSRGSSQYNLYAQPQGSISSPASISRDERRAVSLKIPFQMEKIINLPVDDFNELLTQYTLTDTQLALVRDIRRRGKNKVAAQNCRKRKLESIIHLERELHQLQAQREHLAQQRVEFKHSLAFIKCHLTDLYSEVFSHLRDEAGQPYSTDEYALQQTPDGKMYLVPHATMQKREQC; encoded by the exons ATGTGTTCCACGGCCAACTATGTTCTCCCTCTGAGGAGAACCTGTGAG GTATTAGCCACTCCAGGCAGGCTGTGTGGGGGAGTGTCCATGTCAAATAATTTCTCTGGAGCTAGGTCTCATGGAGCTCCTCAGGACACAGAGATGGATGTTGCTTGGCAGGAGCTGATGGCCATCACAGAGCTGCAG gaGTTTGAAGTCGCCACTGCAGGCTCCTATGAAACAGCACCATACCAAACCATGCAGCCCATGGTCCCTATGGGAGGATATGAGATGGCTCAGTCCCATTCTGAAACGCCTCCTGCGGTTTGTGAGCTCAGCACTGCTGACACTTACAATGGATGTTACTCTCAAGAGGTGCCTGTCCGTCACCGTCTAAGCAGCCACGCCGAGGCAATGTACGGACACTCGGATTCTCAGCGCAATCAAAGAATGCACCCCATCGCTTCTCACTCACAGCCCTTGCACGTGGCTCTGAGGGCCCAAATGAACATGTCCGGTACCAACCAAGGGCAGAGGAGGGCCAACGCTGGTCTCTCTCAGGATCTACATCGGCACATGCTGTGGACTACACATGGAGCTGATGACCTAGAGTCAGACTCTGGTCTGTCTCTGGGTTCTAGTCCTCCGCTGGCCTCCCCAGATAATCCTGTTAGTGGTGCACCAGGTTGCAAGAGTGTGACATATAGTGATGGAGAACCAGACAGTATGGGTGAACACGCCAGAAGAGCACACATCCATTACTCAATGGACTACCAGAGTCAAGCTCAATCATATTTACACCCAGGTGCACAGACATCTTATATTTCAAACCAACCAACTTCATCTCAACCTAGTGCTGTGACTCTGTCAATGAAACAGGGTCAGACCACTGCTCTGAGCAACCTGCACATTGACTCTGGAGAGTCCAGCAGAGGGAGCTCACAGTATAACCTGTATGCACAACCACAAGGAAGTATCTCCAGCCCAGCTTCAATAAGCAGGGATGAGCGGCGGGCAGTGTCTTTAAAGATCCCCTTCCAAATGGAGAAGATCATCAATCTACCCGTGGACGACTTCAATGAGCTCCTGACACAGTACACTCTGACAGATACTCAACTGGCACTGGTCAGGGACATTAGACGGAGAGGGAAGAACAAGGTGGCAGCTCAGAACtgcaggaaaaggaagctaGAGAGCATAATTCACCTTGAAAGAGAACTGCACCAGCTGCAGGCCCAAAGAGAGCACCTTGCACAGCAAAGAGTTGAGTTCAAGCACAGCTTGGCTTTTATTAAATGTCACCTTACAGACCTTTATTCTGAAGTATTTTCTCACTTGAGAGATGAGGCTGGACAACCATACTCAACAGATGAATATGCCCTACAACAGACACCTGATGGTAAAATGTATTTGGTACCTCACGCAACGATGCAAAAGAGAGAGCAATGCTGA
- the hnrnpa1b gene encoding heterogeneous nuclear ribonucleoprotein A1b, producing the protein MSKDVPREPEQLRKLFIGGLSFETTDESLRAHFEQWGSLTDCVVMRDPNTKRSRGFGFVTYSSVDEVDAAMSARPHKVDGRVVEPKRAVSREDSNRPGAHVTVKKIFVGGIKEDTEESHLRDYFSQFGKIEVIDIMTDRNTGKKRGFAFVTFDDHDSVDRIVIQKYHTINSHNCEVRKALTRQEMQTTGMGRSSSSSGGGGGGRPYEYDRGFNQGGRGRYGDGPYNCNGGDGGNGGGGGGYGGGPSGPGGYNNGGNRGYNQGYNQGGGGGGGSGGGGGGGYGGNGYESNGYGNCGGGGGGSSGGGGGGNNYNNMGHYDPQASNFGPMKNNFGGGGGGGGVGRNFGGGGGGSSGGGSSYGGGSNNGGYGRSGRF; encoded by the exons ATGTCGAAAGAT GTCCCACGTGAACCGGAGCAGCTTCGCAAGCTGTTCATTGGAGGCTTGAGCTTCGAGACCACAGACGAAAGCCTGCGGGCTCATTTTGAGCAATGGGGGAGCCTTACAGACTGCGTG GTCATGAGGGATCCCAACACAAAGAGATCAAGGGGCTTTGGCTTTGTTACATACTCATCTGTGGATGAAGTTGATGCTGCCATGTCTGCCCGCCCCCACAAGGTTGATGGAAGAGTCGTTGAACCTAAACGTGCAGTTTCTCGGGAG GACTCGAACCGGCCAGGTGCCCACGTAACCGTGAAAAAGATATTCGTTGGGGGCATCAAGGAAGATACAGAGGAGTCCCACTTGCGTGATTACTTCTCACAATTTGGCAAAATCGAGGTCATTGATATCATGACTGACCGTAATACTGGAAAGAAGAGGGGCTTTGCCTTTGTGACCTTTGATGATCATGACTCAGTCGACCGGATTGTCA TCCAGAAATACCACACAATCAACTCTCACAACTGTGAGGTGAGGAAGGCTCTTACAAGGCAGGAAATGCAGACTACAGGAATGG gacgcagcagcagcagcagtggcggcggtggtggtggaAGGCCTTATGAATATGACAGAGGCTTCAATCAGG GAGGCAGGGGTAGATATGGAGACGGCCCTTACAATTGCAATGGAGGTGATGGTGGTAATGGAGGCGGTGGCGGGG GCTATGGTGGTGGTCCCAGCGGTCCTGGGGGATATAACAATGGTGGCAACCGAGGATATAACCAAGGTTACAaccagggtggtggtggaggaggaggcagcggcggtggtggcggcggtggaTATGGAGGAAATGGCTATGAAAGCAACGGCTATG GTAactgtggtggaggtggaggaggaagcagtggtggcggaggaggaggaaataactacaacaacatggGCCATTATGACCCCCAGGCCTCCAATTTTGGCCCAATGAAGAACAActttggtggtggtggcggcggcggaggaGTTGGCCGGAACTTCG gaggtggaggtggtggaagTAGTGGCGGTGGCAGCAGCTATGGCGGCGGCTCAAACAATGGTGGATATGGCCGTTCAGGACGTTTTTGA
- the cbx5 gene encoding chromobox protein homolog 5 translates to MGKKSREEDSSSSDEEEYVVEKVLDRRVVKGRVEFFLKWKGYSEKHNTWEPEKNLGCPELISEFMKTYKKSSSSGGSSTPSSGGSKSVTASSGRSKDSSSSKKRSSEDEEDEEEEEEEEGGSKPKKKKKEEDILVARGFERGLEPEKIIGATDSCGDLMFLMKWKDSDEADLVLAKEANHKCPQIVIAFYEERLTWHEDSDKKEKDAVTA, encoded by the exons ATGGGCAAAAAGTCTCGCGAAGAAGACTCCTCATCATCTGATGAGGAAGAGTATGTTGTGGAGAAGGTGCTGGACAGGAGAGTGGTGAAAGGCAGGGTCGAGTTCTTCCTGAAGTGGAAAGGATATTCAGa AAAACACAACACCTGGGAGCCAGAGAAGAACCTGGGCTGTCCTGAGCTTATTTCAGAATTCATGAAGACTTAcaagaaaagcagcagcagtggtgGAAGCTCCACGCCTAGCAGTGGGGGCAGCAAATCAGTCACAGCCTCCTCGGGTCGCTCCAAAGACTCCAGTAGCTCAAAGAAGAGAAGCtctgaagatgaggaggacgaagaggaggaggaggaggaggagggtggaagtaaacccaaaaagaagaagaaggag GAAGACATTCTAGTTGCACGTGGTTTTGAGAGAGGACTGGAGCCAGAGAAGATCATTGGAGCAACTGACTCATGTGGAGACCTAATGTTTCTTATGAAGTG GAAAGACTCTGATGAGGCCGATCTTGTGCTCGCCAAGGAGGCCAATCATAAGTGCCCACAGATCGTCATAGCCTTCTATGAGGAGCGTCTCACCTGGCATGAAGACAGtgacaagaaggagaaggatgCGGTCACAGCATGA